One region of Oryza sativa Japonica Group chromosome 5, ASM3414082v1 genomic DNA includes:
- the LOC4337551 gene encoding polygalacturonase inhibitor 1 encodes MLVLLLDAQQFAVLLLMNRIVEGRSRTRHLGQEDTNCRMRRLIVLFKAVGAKLLPSEQLANLITPSPSTYIYPHTHIVQDKLRQNRSEVEMVRAIGPLLLLAHVLVFVVSIAAAAAPVRRPRCDAGDRAALLAVKAAFNNASYFQSWTPDIACCHWYGVDCGGDDYDYDPTDGDRVLSLAIIRDDNVTGGIPGDAIARLTRLQELMFFKVPGVTGPIPAALATLTALRELTISRTALSGSIPSFIGDKFTALQSLDLSFNSLTGAIPASLAKPPKLISIDLSRNQLTGSIPRLLLSKAGQQAFLTLSHNNLSGRIPAAFGAVNFVQIDLSRNQLTGDASMLFGSGKKELGSVYLSRNALSFDMSELRLPERLSFLDVSHNAIRGGIPAQVANLSNLQLLNVSYNRMCGEVPTGGNMARFDAYCFQHNKCLCGAPLAACH; translated from the exons ATGCTG GTTCTGCTATTGGATGCGCAGCAATTTGCAGTCCTGCTGTTGATGAACCGTATTGTCGAAG GTAGAAGTAGAACAAGGCACTTGGGGCAGGAGGACACAAATTGTAGAATGCGTCGTTTGATTGTTTTGTTCAAAGCGGTTGGCGCCAAACTCCTTCCATCTGAACAACTCGCCAATCTGATTACTCCCTCTCCGTCtacatatatatacccccaCACCCACATCGTTCAAGATAAGCTGAGACAAAATCGATCGGAGGTCGAAATGGTGCGCGCCATCGGGCCCCTGCTCCTGCTCGCCCACGTGCTCGTGTTCGTGGTGTccattgcggcggcggcggcgcccgtgcGACGGCCACGCTgcgacgccggcgaccgcgccgcGCTACTCGCCGTGAAGGCGGCCTTCAACAACGCGTCCTACTTCCAGTCCTGGACGCCCGACATCGCCTGCTGCCACTGGTACGGCGTcgactgcggcggcgacgactacgACTACGACCCCACCGACGGCGACCGCGTCCTCAGCCTCGCCATCATACGCGATGACAACGTCACCGGCGGCATACCAGGCGACGCCATCGCCCGCCTCACCCGCCTCCAGGAGCTCATGTTCTTCAAGGTCCCCGGCGTCACCGGCCCCAtccccgccgcgctcgccacGCTCACCGCCCTCAGGGAGCTCACCATCTCCCGCACCGCCCTCTCCGGCTCCATCCCTTCCTTCATCGGCGACAAGTTCACCGCGCTCCAGTCTCTCGACCTCTCCTTCAACTCGCTCACCGGCGCCATCCCGGCGAGCCTCGCCAAGCCCCCGAAGCTCATCTCCATCGACCTCAGCCGCAACCAGCTCACCGGGAGCATCCCGCGGCTGCTGCTGAGCAAGGCCGGGCAGCAAGCGTTCCTGACGCTGTCACACAACAACCTGTCCGGGAGGATCCCGGCGGCGTTCGGCGCCGTCAACTTCGTGCAGATCGACCTGTCGCGAAACcagctcaccggcgacgcgTCGATGCTGTTCGGGTCGGGGAAGAAGGAGCTCGGCAGCGTCTACCTGTCGCGCAACGCGCTGAGCTTCGACATGTCGGAGCTGCGGCTGCCGGAGCGGCTGAGCTTCCTGGACGTGAGCCACAACGCCATCCGCGGCGGCATCCCGGCGCAGGTGGCGAATCTGAGCAACCTGCAGCTGCTCAACGTCAGCTACAACAGGATGTGCGGCGAGGTGCCCACCGGCGGCAACATGGCGAGGTTCGACGCCTACTGCTTCCAGCACAACAAGTGCCTCTGCggtgcgccgctcgccgcctgcCATTGA
- the LOC107277292 gene encoding probable phosphoribosylformylglycinamidine synthase, chloroplastic/mitochondrial: MASPGEMSVSNPLRFQGFPCNLGKRNGFIAARSSGLRRSQQCFHRHLCWPGVRRASVPNVRLLPTPGALVSRGLDSSLVHKSDNASEAGVIQLYRIPYLQDSETIELLRQVQAKVSSNIVGIKTEQCFNIQLDNALASEKLATLQWLLAETYEPDKLQAQSFLEEEVARNPYSVIVEVGPRMTFSTAFSTNAVSICKSLSLMEVTRLERSRRYLLCLDPGYGPLDESQLNDFTALVHDRMTECVYPKKLTSFHSDVVPEPVRIVPVIERGREALEEINVKMGLAFDEQDIKYYTHLFRDDIKRNPTTVELFDIAQSNSEHSRHWFFNGKLVIDGETMPRTLFQLVKSPLKANPDNNSVIGFNDNSSAIKGYPANQLRPTVPGSTSPLSVMMRELDILFTAETHNFPCAVAPYPGAETGAGGRIRDTHATGKGSFVVASTAGYCVGNLRIEGAYAPWEDPSFSYLSNLASPLQILIDASDGASDYGNKFGEPLIQGFTRNFGTRLLNGERREWLKPIMFSGAIGQIDHAHISKGDPEIGMLVVKIGGPAYRIGMGGGAASSMVSGQNDAELDFNAVQRGDAEMAQKLYRVVRACAEMGESNPIISIHDQGAGGNCNVVKEIIYPKGAEIDIRSIVVGDHTLSVLEIWGAEYQEQDALLVKPESRSLLESLCERERVSMAVIGTINGCGKIVLIDSAAVEHAKLNGLPPPTPVEDLELEKVLGDMPQKTFEFKRVSVVSEPLDIARGVTIMDALKRVLSLPSVCSKRFLTTKVDRCVTGLVAQQQTVGPLQLPLADVAVIAQTYTDLTGGACAIGEQPTKGLLNPKAMARLAIGEALTNLVWAKVSSLSDVKASGNWMYAAKLDGEGADMYDAAVALADCMIQLGIAIDGGKDSLSMAAQCDGEVVKAPGNLVISAYVTCPDITLTVTPDLKLGKDGVLLHIDLSKGKRRLGGSALAQAFDQIGNDCPDIDDVLYLKKAFEAVQELLGERLISAGHDISDGGLIVSVLEMAFAGNCGVKLNIDSEDSSLLQALFAEELGLLLEVHLKDLSVVKQKLQAGGISANVIGKVTASPDIELVVDGRLHLKEKTSDLRDIWEETSFQLEGLQRLKSCVRLEKEGLKHRTSPSWSLSFTPKFTDEKLLTASSKPKVAILREEGSNGDREMAAAFYAAGFEPWDITMSDLLAGKSSLEDYRGIAFVGGFSYADVLDSAKGWAASIRFNQPLIQQFQNFYNRPDTFSLGVCNGCQLMALLGWVPGSDVGGSLGSGGDMSQPRFIHNESGRFECRFTSVSIGASPAIMFKGMEGSTMGIWSAHGEGRAFFPDENVLASVVKSNLAPVRYCDDANNITEVYPFNPNGSPLGIAALCSPDGRHLAMMPHPERCFMMWQYPWSPKDWQLEKSGPSPWLRMFQNAREWCS, encoded by the exons ATGGCATCTCCGGGTGAAATGTCAGTAAGCAATCCATTACGCTTCCAAGGCTTTCCTTGTAATCTG GGAAAAAGAAATGGTTTCATTGCTGCAAGGAGTTCTGGACTGAGAAGATCTCAGCAGTGCTTCCATAGACACCTTTGTTGGCCAGGTGTTCGAAGAGCTTCAGTTCCTAATGTCCGATTGCTGCCAACTCCTGGTGCTTTGGTTTCCAGGGGACTTGACAGTTCATTGGTTCACAAATCTGATAATGCATCAGAAGCTGGAGTTATTCAATTATATCGTATACCATATCTTCAAGACAGTGAGACAATTGAGCTGCTCAGGCAAGTGCAAGCAAAGGTTTCTTCTAATATTGTGGGTATAAAGACCGAACAATGCTTCAACATTCAATTGGATAATGCATTAGCTTCAGAGAAGCTTGCAACACTGCAGTGGCTCTTAGCAGAAACCTATGAACCTGATAAGTTACAAGCACAAAGCTTTCTGGAGGAGGAAGTCGCTAGGAACCCTTATAGTGTCATTGTTGAGGTTGGTCCCCGGATGACTTTTTCAACAGCGTTCTCAACCAATGCCGTCTCAATATGTAAATCTCTCTCATTGATGGAAGTAACTCGCTTGGAGAGATCAAGGAGATACCTTTTATGCTTGGATCCTGGCTATGGTCCACTTGATGAAAGCCAGCTTAACGACTTTACTGCTTTGGTTCATGATAGAATGACAGAGTGTGTTTATCCTAAGAAGCTCACATCATTTCATTCAGATGTAGTTCCTGAACCTGTCCGTATTGTTCCAGTCATTGAAAGGGGAAGAGAAGCTCTGGAAGAAATAAATGTGAAGATGGGACTTGCTTTTGATGAACAAGATATCAAGTACTATACCCACCTCTTCAGAGATGACATCAAACGGAACCCAACCACTGTTGAACTTTTCGACATTGCACAATCCAACAGTGAGCACAGCAGGCATTGGTTTTTTAATGGAAAGCTTGTGATAGATGGAGAGACCATGCCGAGAACCTTGTTTCAGTTAGTGAAGAGTCCCCTGAAAGCTAACCCCGATAATAACTCAGTCATCGGATTTAATGACAACTCAAGTGCAATAAAGGGATATCCAGCAAATCAGCTACGCCCAACAGTTCCAGGCTCCACTTCACCATTATCTGTTATGATGCGTGAGCTTGATATTTTATTCACAGCAGAAACCCATAATTTTCCATGTGCTGTGGCACCTTATCCAGGAGCTGAAACAGGTGCAGGTGGTCGCATAAGGGACACACATGCCACTGGAAAGGGTTCTTTTGTTGTTGCTTCTACTGCTGGCTATTGTGTTGGTAATCTCCGAATTGAAGGTGCATATGCACCCTGGGAGGATCCATCCTTTTCATATCTGTCGAATTTGGCCTCCCCTTTGCAAATTCTTATTGATGCTAGCGATGGCGCTTCTGACTATGGGAACAAGTTTGGTGAACCTCTAATTCAGGGATTTACTAGAAATTTTGGGACGAGGTTGCTTAATGGGGAACGGCGCGAGTGGCTGAAGCCAATAATGTTTAGTGGGGCAATCGGGCAAATTGACCATGCACATATATCTAAGGGGGATCCAGAAATTGGCATGCTAGTTGTGAAGATTGGTGGCCCAGCATACAGAATTggtatgggtggtggtgctgcctCCAGCATGGTTAGTGGACAAAATGATGCAGAGCTCGATTTCAATGCAGTACAGCGTGGAGATGCTGAAATGGCACAGAAATTATATCGTGTGGTCAGGGCATGTGCGGAAATGGGAGAGAGCAACCCTATCATCAGCATTCATGACCAGGGTGCTGGAGGAAACTGCAATGTGGTGAAGGAAATAATCTATCCTAAGGGCGCTGAAATTGATATACGATCAATTGTTGTCGGTGATCATACATTGTCTGTCTTGGAGATATGGGGTGCTGAGTACCAGGAACAAGATGCACTTCTGGTGAAGCCTGAGAGCAGAAGCCTTTTAGAGTCACTTTGTGAAAGGGAAAGGGTTTCAATGGCTGTCATTGGGACAATCAATGGATGTGGAAAGATTGTTTTGATTGACAGTGCTGCTGTGGAGCATGCGAAGTTAAATGGCCTTCCTCCTCCAACCCCTGTTGAGGATCTCGAGCTTGAAAAGGTTCTAGGAGATATGCCCCAAAAGACCTTTGAATTCAAGCGAGTCTCTGTAGTCAGTGAGCCCTTAGATATTGCCCGTGGAGTAACAATCATGGATGCTCTGAAGCGAGTATTGAGTCTTCCATCTGTATGCTCTAAGCGTTTCTTAACCACAAAAGTTGACAGGTGTGTGACAGGTCTTGTTGCACAACAGCAGACAGTTGGACCTCTCCAACTTCCTCTTGCAGATGTGGCTGTGATCGCACAGACATACACTGATCTAACAGGTGGTGCCTGTGCCATTGGAGAACAGCCAACGAAAGGTTTACTTAATCCCAAGGCCATGGCAAGACTTGCTATTGGGGAAGCCTTGACTAATCTGGTTTGGGCTAAAGTTTCATCACTTTCTGATGTCAAAGCAAGTGGTAACTGGATGTATGCTGCAAAGCTTGATGGAGAAGGTGCAGATATGTATGATGCTGCTGTTGCATTGGCTGACTGCATGATTCAACTTGGTATTGCAATTGATGGGGGAAAGGACAGTCTTTCCATGGCAGCTCAATGTGATGGTGAGGTCGTCAAGGCTCCTGGAAATCTGGTCATCAGTGCTTATGTGACATGTCCTGATATAACATTGACGGTAACTCCTGATTTGAAGCTTGGCAAGGATGGAGTTTTGCTGCACATTGACCTCAGCAAAGGAAAGCGCCGGCTTGGTGGTTCTGCTCTTGCACAGGCTTTTGATCAAATTGGAAATGACTGCCCAGACATTGATGATGTCCTGTACTTGAAGAAAGCCTTTGAGGCCGTTCAGGAATTGCTTGGTGAGCGTCTTATTTCAGCTGGCCATGACATTAGTGATGGAGGTCTTATTGTGAGTGTTCTTGAGATGGCATTTGCTGGTAATTGCGGTGTTAAGCTGAACATTGACTCAGAAGATTCTAGCCTTCTTCAAGCACTATTTGCCGAGGAGCTTGGCCTTCTACTTGAAGTGCATTTGAAAGATCTGAGTGTTGTGAAACAAAAGCTTCAAGCAGGAGGCATTTCCGCTAATGTAATTGGAAAAGTTACAGCATCACCAGATATTGAGCTGGTTGTTGATGGCAGGCTGcatcttaaggaaaaaactTCAGATCTCAGGGATATCTGGGAGGAAACAAGCTTCCAGCTTGAGGGGCTACAACGTCTGAAATCTTGTGTCAGACTTGAGAAAGAAGGATTAAAGCACAGAACATCACCATCATGGTCTTTGTCTTTCACTCCCAAATTTACAGATGAAAAACTGCTGACTGCATCCTCAAAGCCAAAAGTTGCCATCCTTCGTGAAGAAGGGAGCAATGGTGATAGGGAGATGGCTGCTGCATTCTATGCTGCTGGATTCGAACCATGGGATATCACAATGTCAGACCTCTTAGCTGGGAAGTCTTCTCTAGAGGATTACCGTGGGATTGCGTTTGTCGGTGGTTTTAGCTATGCAGATGTTCTTGATTCAGCTAAAGGTTGGGCTGCATCAATCAGGTTTAACCAACCCCTCATACAGCAGTTCCAGAATTTCTACAATAGGCCGGACACTTTCAGCCTTGGGGTGTGCAATGGTTGTCAGCTAATGGCTCTTCTTGGCTGGGTACCAGGATCAGACGTTGGAGGTTCTCTTGGTTCAGGTGGGGACATGTCCCAGCCAAGATTTATTCACAATGAATCTGGTCGTTTTGAGTGCCGGTTTACTAGTGTCTCTATAGGGGCCTCTCCTGCTATCATGTTCAAAGGAATGGAAGGTTCTACAATGGGCATTTGGAGTGCTCACGGTGAGGGGAGAGCTTTCTTCCCAGATGAAAATGTTCTAGCTAGTGTTGTAAAGTCTAACCTGGCTCCTGTGCGGTACTGTGACGATGCTAATAACATAACTGAAGTCTACCCATTCAATCCCAATGGCTCTCCACTTGGCATTGCAGCCCTTTGCTCCCCTGATGGAAGACATCTTGCTATGATGCCACACCCAGAGCGTTGCTTCATGATGTGGCAATATCCATGGTCTCCCAAGGATTGGCAGCTTGAGAAGAGTGGTCCCAGCCCCTGGCTGCGCATGTTCCAGAATGCTAGAGAATGGTGTTCATAA
- the LOC4337552 gene encoding eukaryotic translation initiation factor 3 subunit F, whose translation MAAAEGPVLLFPSTSSTSARVEAVVVFNICDSYVRRPDQAERVIGTLLGSVLPDGTVHVRNSYVVPHNESPDQVALDIEYHHNMYASHHKVNPKEVIVGWFSTGFGVSGGSTLIHDFYSREVQSPIHLTVDTGFTRGDASIKAYISSNLSLGDRHLAAQFQEIPLDLRMLEAGKVGFDILKSTIVEKLPNDLEGMESSMEKLYVLIDEIYKYVDDVVEGRVAPDNKIGRFISDAVASMPKLSPAAFDKLFNDRIQDNLALVYLSSITRTQISIAEKLNTAAQIL comes from the exons ATGGCTGCGGCGGAGGGCCCCgttctcctcttcccctctacCTCGTCGACGTCCGCCCGGGTGGAGGCGGTCGTCGTGTTCAACATCTGCGACAGCTACGTGCGCCGCCCCGACCAGGCGGAGCGCGTCATCGGCACCCTCCTCGGCTCCGTCCTCCCCGACGGCACCGTCCATGTCCGCAACTCCTACGTCGTCCCCCACAACGAGTCCCCCGACCAG GTTGCTCTCGACATCGAGTACCACCACAACATGTATGCGTCGCACCACAAGGTCAACCCCAAGGAAGTCATTGTTGGATG GTTCTCGACTGGCTTCGGTGTTTCTGGGGGAAGTACGCTTATCCATGATTTTTACTCAAGAGAAGTACAGAGCCCCATTCATCTCACTGTTGACACTGGGTTCACAAGGGGCGATGCTTCAATCAAAGCCTATATCTCATCCAACCTGTCTCTTGGAGATAGGCACCTTGCTGCGCAGTTCCAAGAGATTCCCCTTGATCTGAGGATGCTTGAAGCAGGAAAAGTTGGAT TTGACATCCTGAAATCTACAATTGTGGAGAAGCTCCCCAATGATCTGGAAGGAATGGAATCCTCCATGGAAAAGCTGTATGTCCTTATTGACGAGATCTACAAATATGTTGATGATGTCGTG GAGGGGCGTGTAGCACCGGACAATAAAATTGGGAGATTCATCTCTGATGCTGTTGCTTCAATGCCAAAATTGTCACCAGCTGCTTTTGACAAGCTTTTCAATGACAGGATTCAG GATAATCTTGCACTGGTGTACCTGTCAAGCATCACAAGGACACAGATTAGCATAGCCGAGAAGTTGAACACCGCCGCCCAAATCCTGTAA